Proteins from a genomic interval of Deltaproteobacteria bacterium:
- the dksA gene encoding RNA polymerase-binding protein DksA, producing MDQEKLDYFRQILTERMQELLAEAEKTVTGMTSSGENYPDPTDRASLESDRNFMLRIRDRERKLLSKITSALERIDSGEFGICEMCGDDIGEERLKARPVTTLCINCKKKQEALEKARGL from the coding sequence ATGGATCAAGAAAAGCTCGACTACTTTCGGCAGATACTCACAGAAAGAATGCAAGAACTTCTTGCAGAAGCCGAGAAAACGGTTACTGGCATGACCTCGAGTGGTGAAAATTATCCTGATCCTACTGATCGAGCCTCTCTTGAGTCAGACCGGAATTTCATGCTGAGAATACGCGACCGGGAGCGCAAGCTTCTCTCGAAGATTACCAGTGCTCTCGAGCGTATTGATTCAGGGGAGTTCGGTATCTGCGAGATGTGTGGCGATGACATAGGTGAAGAGCGTCTGAAGGCGAGGCCCGTGACCACCCTTTGCATCAACTGCAAGAAAAAGCAGGAAGCCCTCGAGAAAGCTCGTGGATTATAA
- a CDS encoding DUF3842 family protein, with translation MRICVIDGQGGGIGSALIKKIKEAFEERVEVIALGTNAIATAQMMKARANRGATGENAVVVTVPHVDVIVGPISIVLANSMMGELTAAMAAAVASSAAAKFLLPLTQENVEVIGVSPEPLPHLVEHLVEKRLRSLVEKEQA, from the coding sequence ATGAGAATTTGTGTTATTGATGGGCAGGGTGGGGGAATAGGGTCCGCCTTGATCAAGAAAATCAAGGAAGCATTCGAAGAACGGGTGGAAGTGATTGCCCTGGGGACCAATGCTATTGCCACGGCCCAGATGATGAAAGCGAGGGCCAATAGAGGGGCAACAGGTGAGAATGCCGTGGTGGTTACAGTACCCCATGTGGATGTAATAGTGGGGCCAATTTCTATTGTGCTGGCAAACTCAATGATGGGAGAACTAACTGCGGCCATGGCAGCTGCTGTGGCCAGCAGTGCGGCTGCCAAGTTTCTGCTGCCTTTGACCCAGGAAAACGTGGAGGTGATTGGCGTCTCACCGGAACCTCTGCCGCACCTAGTGGAGCATCTCGTGGAGAAGCGGCTGCGAAGTCTCGTAGAAAAAGAACAGGCCTAG
- a CDS encoding NADH:flavin oxidoreductase: MYEQLFSPLTVGGLRFKNRLTMAPLYLGYASEGGSVSRLLLEHYSLMAQSGVALVVVENATIDHPAGSGSNRTLRVDTDDNLSGLAQLAKTINRQGALSCLQINHAGRFAGADAQPLAPSAVETFGRRPRALSKEEIEDIVARYAQAAVRVKKAGFHMVELHGGTGYLLAQFLSPRTNKRDDEYGGTLENRLRFPLAVVAAVKQAVGDFPVGYRFLADEWLPDGLGLEESRQIAGELANAGVAYLSVMGGTYESFFLPEIVEKSKKEGYMVDLAAAVKSQVNIPVITAGRIASGALAEKIIAQQQADLIGLARVLWTDPQWPDKVREGRESDILHCDPECDTCMQLVMRGKPAFCVQWPHSKMQLWKEKYE, from the coding sequence ATGTACGAGCAGCTTTTTTCACCATTGACCGTGGGCGGCTTGCGCTTCAAGAATCGCCTGACCATGGCGCCTCTCTATCTAGGTTACGCCAGCGAAGGCGGCAGCGTGAGCAGACTTCTCCTGGAGCACTATAGTCTCATGGCCCAGAGCGGCGTTGCCCTCGTGGTGGTGGAAAACGCTACCATTGACCACCCTGCTGGCAGCGGCAGCAACCGCACTCTTCGCGTGGACACCGACGACAATTTGTCAGGCCTGGCGCAGCTGGCCAAGACCATAAACAGGCAAGGCGCCCTGTCCTGCCTGCAAATCAACCACGCAGGACGGTTTGCAGGTGCTGACGCGCAGCCGCTGGCCCCTTCGGCAGTGGAGACTTTTGGCCGCAGGCCCAGAGCCCTCAGCAAAGAGGAAATCGAGGATATTGTAGCCCGGTATGCGCAGGCCGCCGTCAGGGTGAAGAAGGCTGGCTTCCACATGGTGGAACTGCACGGCGGCACTGGCTACCTCCTCGCCCAGTTTCTTTCACCCAGAACCAACAAGAGAGACGATGAATATGGCGGCACCCTGGAAAACCGCTTGAGATTTCCACTTGCTGTAGTGGCTGCAGTGAAACAAGCAGTGGGCGATTTTCCTGTTGGCTATCGCTTTCTTGCCGACGAATGGCTTCCCGACGGCCTCGGTCTGGAAGAGTCGAGGCAAATAGCCGGAGAGCTTGCCAATGCCGGGGTGGCCTACCTCTCTGTCATGGGCGGCACCTATGAGTCTTTCTTTCTGCCAGAGATAGTCGAGAAATCGAAGAAGGAGGGCTATATGGTTGATCTGGCTGCAGCCGTCAAGAGCCAGGTCAACATTCCGGTGATTACTGCAGGCAGAATAGCCTCTGGAGCTCTCGCTGAAAAGATCATTGCCCAGCAGCAGGCAGACCTCATCGGTCTGGCGCGGGTACTCTGGACTGACCCCCAATGGCCGGACAAGGTCAGAGAGGGAAGAGAGAGCGACATACTCCACTGCGACCCGGAGTGCGACACCTGCATGCAGCTGGTCATGAGAGGAAAGCCAGCATTTTGCGTCCAGTGGCCGCACAGCAAGATGCAGCTCTGGAAGGAAAAGTACGAGTGA
- a CDS encoding class I SAM-dependent methyltransferase, with protein sequence MPPQPPLGAGRSSFNLLDSDKLFTSLPLFERQEVLDIGCGRGEYALALAAIVGDRGRVHALDLWQEGIRSLREQAAARNLRNLDTYVADVGKRIPLADNSIDLCFMATVFHDLVTENVATAAISEITRVLKAEGWLAIVEFKKIEGGPGPPAAVRLAPEQVVEIISPFGFRQEQLVNVGPYNYLLTLRRTRLESSR encoded by the coding sequence ATGCCGCCACAACCACCCCTGGGAGCTGGGCGAAGCAGCTTCAATCTACTGGATTCTGACAAGCTGTTTACCTCACTCCCGCTCTTCGAACGGCAGGAAGTACTCGATATTGGCTGCGGTCGCGGCGAGTATGCCCTGGCTCTGGCTGCAATCGTTGGTGACAGGGGACGGGTGCACGCCCTGGACCTCTGGCAAGAAGGAATCCGCTCGCTCCGCGAGCAGGCTGCTGCCAGAAACCTCCGCAACCTCGACACCTATGTGGCTGATGTGGGGAAGAGAATCCCGCTTGCAGACAACAGCATTGATCTTTGCTTTATGGCCACGGTATTTCACGACCTGGTGACGGAAAACGTTGCCACTGCTGCCATCTCCGAAATCACCAGGGTGCTCAAAGCAGAGGGATGGCTTGCCATAGTTGAGTTCAAGAAGATCGAAGGGGGACCCGGACCACCCGCAGCTGTCAGACTTGCACCCGAGCAGGTCGTTGAGATCATCAGCCCCTTTGGCTTCCGCCAGGAACAACTTGTCAATGTTGGCCCCTATAACTACCTCCTCACTTTGCGGCGCACTCGATTGGAGTCCAGCAGATGA
- the plsY gene encoding glycerol-3-phosphate 1-O-acyltransferase PlsY: MAWQKGILVVAAYIIGSIPTGYLICRWRAGLDLRQSGSGNIGATNVARTLGVRWGVLVLLLDMAKGALPVSLALLLGYAQPESRATWAALAGSAAFLGHIYSLFLHFRGGKGVATAFGVSLLLMPQAALAALAIFSFVCWKWRYVSLASLLASLSLVFWAALFNYPRAFLALTILFALLITIRHRENLSRLRQGREHRW; encoded by the coding sequence ATGGCCTGGCAAAAAGGCATACTCGTTGTGGCCGCCTATATTATAGGCTCCATTCCCACGGGCTATCTTATCTGCCGCTGGAGGGCTGGTCTTGATCTCAGGCAAAGCGGCAGCGGCAACATTGGTGCCACCAATGTTGCCCGCACCCTGGGTGTCCGCTGGGGTGTGCTGGTTCTTCTGCTCGATATGGCCAAAGGTGCCCTGCCCGTGAGTCTGGCACTGCTTCTTGGGTACGCTCAACCAGAATCCAGGGCTACCTGGGCAGCACTTGCAGGCTCTGCTGCGTTCCTGGGCCATATTTATTCTCTGTTCTTGCACTTTCGGGGAGGCAAAGGCGTAGCCACTGCCTTTGGGGTCTCTCTGCTGCTGATGCCGCAGGCAGCTCTTGCTGCCCTGGCTATCTTCTCATTCGTGTGCTGGAAGTGGCGCTATGTGTCCCTGGCATCTTTGCTGGCATCTCTGTCTCTGGTTTTCTGGGCAGCTTTGTTCAACTATCCTCGAGCCTTTCTTGCCCTGACTATTCTCTTCGCCCTGCTCATTACCATAAGACACAGAGAAAACCTCAGCCGCCTGCGACAGGGCAGAGAACACAGGTGGTGA
- a CDS encoding universal stress protein, with protein sequence MYRTILVPLDGSKLAEAILVEIKELARALGARIVLLRVCRAHVFPGKDSTDAEVEVMRGAQTYLTRIQEELWAEGFEVESSVRYGDVAQEILNHSIRNDIDLIAMSTHGRTGVGRWLLGSVSEKIVRHSEKPVLLFRPRQAKPTMTEAV encoded by the coding sequence ATGTATCGGACGATTCTTGTTCCTCTAGACGGGTCGAAGCTTGCAGAAGCGATATTGGTGGAGATCAAGGAGCTGGCCAGGGCTTTAGGGGCGCGTATTGTGCTGCTGCGGGTGTGCAGAGCGCATGTCTTTCCGGGGAAGGATTCAACCGATGCAGAAGTAGAGGTAATGAGAGGCGCGCAGACCTATCTAACCAGGATTCAGGAAGAGCTGTGGGCGGAAGGCTTTGAGGTAGAAAGCAGCGTGCGCTATGGCGATGTGGCGCAGGAGATTCTCAACCACAGCATCCGCAATGACATTGATCTCATTGCCATGTCAACTCACGGCAGGACCGGTGTGGGCAGGTGGCTGCTGGGCAGCGTTTCTGAAAAGATAGTCCGGCACAGTGAGAAGCCGGTTCTCCTCTTTCGACCTCGACAAGCAAAGCCGACAATGACTGAGGCGGTCTAG
- a CDS encoding NYN domain-containing protein: MALHLLIDGYNLIRRSSRFGPQDELALELGRNSLLESLRRYKQLKGCRITVVFDGAHKVHLGREQGREKGISIIYSAPGETADEVIKSMCRKYRAKLTVVTSDRDLAGYVESCDAVAIDSEEFEARMEMAFLVVEKGEEEEPERWEPKRGTRKKGPARRRSKKERRRQQRWRKL; this comes from the coding sequence ATGGCACTGCATCTCCTCATCGACGGTTACAACTTGATCAGAAGATCGTCCCGTTTTGGTCCTCAGGACGAGCTGGCCCTGGAGCTCGGTCGAAATTCCTTGCTGGAAAGCTTGCGCCGCTACAAGCAGCTGAAGGGCTGCAGAATTACTGTGGTCTTTGATGGGGCCCACAAGGTGCATCTGGGTAGAGAACAGGGCCGGGAAAAAGGAATCAGCATCATTTACTCAGCTCCAGGCGAGACAGCAGATGAAGTAATCAAGAGCATGTGCCGCAAGTACAGGGCCAAACTCACGGTGGTAACATCGGACCGCGACCTGGCTGGCTACGTTGAGTCCTGCGATGCTGTGGCCATAGATTCTGAAGAGTTCGAGGCGAGAATGGAGATGGCTTTCCTGGTGGTAGAAAAAGGGGAAGAAGAGGAGCCGGAAAGGTGGGAGCCGAAGCGAGGAACACGCAAGAAAGGTCCTGCCAGGCGTCGATCGAAAAAAGAAAGGCGGCGGCAACAAAGATGGCGCAAATTGTAG
- a CDS encoding VacJ family lipoprotein, translating to MLMVLLVGFLGYGCASTPVQKEPEIPPKRPVSEFVKKGVKYPIDAYDPWEGMNRRIYIFNALFDQYVFLPIVRGYEFITPDFTQKGVSNFYNNVHEITTLINSLLQFKMQKFGITLSRILLNTTIGAAGLLDVSTALEIRKQNEDFGQTLGFYGMGPGPYLVLPVFGPSSLRDAGGLAVDVVSYSYITGAVMDEADLNWQIQLGVTVLDAIDTRHQQSFRYYATGTPFEYELIRMLYLRKREFEVEH from the coding sequence ATGCTTATGGTATTGCTGGTTGGTTTTCTCGGATATGGTTGCGCCTCCACACCAGTACAGAAAGAACCGGAGATTCCGCCGAAGCGGCCGGTGAGCGAGTTTGTCAAGAAGGGGGTCAAATATCCTATCGATGCCTATGATCCCTGGGAAGGGATGAACCGGCGCATTTACATATTCAACGCCCTGTTTGACCAGTATGTCTTTTTGCCCATTGTCAGAGGCTACGAATTCATAACACCCGATTTTACCCAGAAGGGTGTGTCTAATTTTTACAACAACGTGCACGAGATCACCACCCTGATCAACTCTCTGCTGCAATTCAAAATGCAGAAGTTCGGCATTACCCTGTCGCGAATACTGCTGAACACCACCATTGGAGCGGCAGGGCTCCTGGATGTGAGCACAGCCCTGGAGATCCGCAAACAGAATGAAGATTTCGGCCAGACACTTGGTTTCTACGGCATGGGTCCGGGGCCCTATCTGGTCCTTCCCGTGTTTGGCCCCTCTAGTTTGCGAGACGCCGGGGGGCTGGCCGTGGACGTGGTAAGCTACAGCTATATCACCGGCGCTGTCATGGACGAAGCCGATCTCAACTGGCAGATACAGCTGGGCGTCACGGTGCTCGATGCTATTGATACCAGGCATCAGCAGAGTTTCCGCTACTATGCTACAGGCACACCATTCGAATATGAACTTATTCGTATGCTCTATTTGCGAAAAAGGGAGTTCGAAGTAGAACACTAG
- a CDS encoding alpha/beta fold hydrolase: MRKLLLMLFILLLTSTAWASVYDYPFINGYEATVLGTPSLYRAALPEKIPSKMMELTVFAERKIPGVFWYQNKFRYSFSSQKGEAPLIFVIAGTGASFYSAKMRVLQKAFYQAGFHVICLSSPTYFNFIVTASKSGVPGNLIEDSRDLYRVMQLAWEQVKDKIKVSEFYLTGYSLGAAQAAFVAKLDEDRRRFNFRKVLMINPPVSLYNSVKILDGMLEDNIPGGLDHFYEFWEEMMRRLSETYKLMGYIEFTENFLYDVYRKKGPPSEEFLAALIGISFRISSENMVFAADVMSNAGFIVPKNRVLSATDPLTDYVKVAARTSFEDYFDGLFYPYFASQHPGISKEALIESMSLKSIELYLQRARKIGLVTNEDDIILAPGELDYLVKVFGARAKIYPNGGHCGNIAEKNNINYIVGFFRNERGAGQ; encoded by the coding sequence ATGAGAAAATTGCTCTTGATGCTATTCATCCTGTTGTTGACCTCCACGGCTTGGGCGAGTGTTTACGACTATCCCTTCATCAATGGCTACGAGGCCACGGTGTTGGGAACGCCGAGTTTGTATAGAGCAGCCCTGCCCGAAAAGATACCCAGCAAGATGATGGAATTGACTGTGTTCGCAGAACGCAAGATCCCTGGGGTTTTCTGGTATCAGAACAAGTTCAGGTACTCGTTCTCCTCGCAAAAAGGGGAAGCCCCCCTGATTTTTGTAATTGCCGGCACCGGGGCCAGTTTTTACTCTGCCAAAATGCGGGTGCTGCAGAAAGCCTTCTATCAAGCCGGTTTTCACGTGATTTGCCTTTCTTCTCCCACCTATTTCAATTTCATCGTTACGGCCTCGAAAAGTGGTGTGCCTGGCAATCTCATAGAGGATTCTCGCGATCTTTACCGGGTGATGCAGCTTGCCTGGGAGCAGGTCAAAGACAAAATCAAGGTGTCGGAGTTCTATCTCACCGGGTACAGCCTGGGAGCAGCGCAAGCTGCCTTTGTGGCAAAGCTGGATGAAGACAGGCGAAGATTCAATTTTCGCAAGGTCTTGATGATCAACCCGCCCGTCAGTCTCTACAACTCGGTGAAAATATTGGATGGCATGCTGGAGGACAATATACCTGGTGGGTTGGATCATTTCTATGAGTTCTGGGAAGAAATGATGCGGCGCTTGTCTGAGACATACAAATTAATGGGTTACATAGAGTTTACCGAAAACTTTCTCTATGATGTCTACCGGAAAAAGGGACCTCCTTCAGAAGAGTTTCTGGCCGCGCTTATCGGCATCTCCTTTCGGATCTCTTCAGAAAACATGGTCTTTGCTGCCGATGTCATGAGCAATGCTGGTTTTATTGTTCCCAAGAACCGGGTGTTGTCAGCTACAGATCCCCTTACCGATTACGTCAAGGTGGCAGCCAGGACGAGTTTCGAAGACTATTTCGACGGCCTCTTCTACCCATATTTTGCCTCGCAACATCCTGGGATCAGCAAAGAGGCTCTTATCGAGAGTATGAGCTTGAAGAGCATTGAACTGTATTTGCAAAGAGCAAGAAAGATTGGCCTGGTTACCAATGAAGACGACATTATCCTGGCTCCCGGGGAGCTGGACTATCTTGTCAAGGTATTCGGGGCCCGGGCAAAGATCTATCCCAACGGCGGCCATTGCGGCAATATTGCCGAGAAGAACAACATCAATTACATAGTCGGCTTCTTCAGGAATGAAAGGGGGGCAGGGCAATGA
- a CDS encoding membrane integrity-associated transporter subunit PqiC, with translation MKQRIWFLAVAFAFTLVTICLPACRSTQAPVKFYTLDAMQGLEKGSLQAAANREVAVGVGPVRLPALLERPQIVIRTSPNMVNLSESHRWGGSLREDFLRVIGENISQLLGTSKVAVYPWESYFTPDYRVAFDVQRFDGELAGNVVLSVSWTVRGREATGVLAVKNSVVREPVAASSYEALVAAESRALAALSQQVVEQIKQLEIARAQ, from the coding sequence ATGAAGCAAAGGATATGGTTTCTGGCAGTGGCTTTCGCCTTTACCCTTGTAACCATATGCTTGCCGGCGTGCAGAAGTACTCAAGCTCCCGTGAAGTTTTACACCCTGGATGCTATGCAGGGATTGGAGAAAGGCTCTCTGCAGGCGGCAGCGAATAGAGAGGTCGCCGTAGGCGTTGGGCCAGTGCGATTGCCTGCTTTGCTGGAAAGGCCGCAGATTGTGATCCGCACCAGTCCCAACATGGTGAACCTGTCTGAATCTCATCGATGGGGAGGATCTTTGCGGGAAGATTTCTTGCGAGTAATTGGGGAAAATATCTCGCAGCTCCTCGGCACTAGCAAGGTGGCGGTCTATCCGTGGGAAAGCTACTTTACTCCCGACTACCGGGTCGCCTTTGATGTGCAGCGATTCGATGGTGAACTGGCAGGAAATGTAGTGCTCTCTGTGAGCTGGACAGTGCGGGGCAGAGAGGCAACAGGGGTGCTGGCTGTGAAGAATTCCGTGGTAAGAGAGCCGGTGGCTGCCAGCAGTTATGAAGCCCTGGTTGCAGCCGAAAGTAGAGCTCTCGCCGCCTTGAGTCAACAGGTTGTCGAACAGATCAAACAGTTGGAGATTGCCAGGGCGCAATAA
- a CDS encoding MCE family protein, whose translation MNEEPREGTVSADVPEAVVSSKRSFSIVWLIPLVAALIGGWLAYKAYTEKGPTITITFKTAEGLEAGKTKIKYKEVEVGTVENITLSKDLSHVVVTAELVKGAEKYLSAKTRFWVVRARVAAGKVTGLGTLFSGAYIGMEPVKGEEPVYSFKGLEIPPVVTSGEPGRSFLLRADRLGSLDIGSPVYFRQIKVGEVVSYKLDEDGRSVHIEVFVHAPHDQRVHSNTRFWNAGGIDLTVDANGIRLDTESFVSMMIGGIAFDTPMDLEAGGPVKEGHVFKLYKNRRSIYEKSYEDKRYFLLNFKGSVRGLSRGAPVEFRGIKVGKVVDIGLEYREQDVAFYIPVLIQIEPQRIRFIGEETMDPGSRLKKLVEKGLRAQLKTGSLLTGELYVDLDMHPDTPPVQLVKLQGRYPEIPTLPSPLEQITGRLTNIVAKLEKVPIEQIGSDLRDTVQGTRRLMTAPDLLETVRALKATLVQTQQLAANVNNDLAPKVSSILDQTEKAVAGVESAINSDSALQYELKRALKELARAAHSLSILADYLERHPDSLIFGKGESR comes from the coding sequence ATGAATGAGGAACCGAGAGAGGGGACCGTGTCTGCGGATGTGCCAGAGGCAGTTGTCAGCAGCAAGAGATCATTTTCCATTGTCTGGCTGATCCCCCTGGTGGCCGCTCTCATAGGAGGTTGGCTGGCGTACAAGGCTTATACAGAGAAGGGTCCGACAATTACCATCACCTTCAAGACGGCCGAGGGGCTCGAGGCCGGCAAGACCAAGATCAAATACAAAGAGGTTGAAGTTGGCACGGTGGAAAACATAACTCTGAGCAAAGACCTTTCTCACGTGGTGGTTACTGCGGAACTTGTCAAGGGCGCGGAGAAATACCTGTCAGCAAAGACCCGCTTCTGGGTGGTGCGGGCCCGGGTGGCTGCCGGTAAAGTTACAGGCCTGGGGACGCTTTTTTCAGGGGCCTATATCGGTATGGAGCCGGTGAAAGGGGAAGAGCCAGTGTACAGCTTCAAGGGATTGGAGATCCCGCCGGTGGTTACCAGCGGCGAGCCCGGGCGCAGCTTCCTTTTGCGGGCGGACCGGCTCGGTTCACTGGACATTGGTTCTCCCGTTTATTTCAGGCAGATCAAAGTGGGGGAGGTAGTGAGCTACAAGCTTGACGAGGATGGCAGGAGCGTTCATATCGAGGTTTTCGTTCACGCACCTCACGACCAGCGCGTCCACAGCAATACCCGCTTCTGGAATGCCGGCGGTATAGATCTGACCGTGGACGCCAATGGAATTCGGCTGGATACCGAGTCTTTTGTGAGCATGATGATCGGTGGCATTGCCTTTGATACGCCCATGGATCTCGAAGCGGGTGGTCCTGTAAAAGAAGGTCATGTATTCAAACTTTACAAGAATCGCCGCAGCATCTATGAAAAAAGCTATGAGGATAAGCGCTATTTCCTGCTGAATTTCAAGGGCTCGGTTCGAGGCCTTTCACGAGGTGCACCCGTGGAATTTCGGGGCATCAAGGTGGGAAAGGTTGTTGACATAGGTCTGGAATATCGGGAGCAGGATGTGGCTTTTTACATTCCCGTGCTGATTCAGATAGAGCCCCAGAGGATAAGATTCATAGGTGAAGAGACCATGGATCCGGGCAGCCGGCTCAAGAAATTAGTGGAGAAAGGGCTCAGGGCGCAGTTGAAGACCGGGAGTCTGCTCACCGGCGAGCTCTATGTGGACCTGGACATGCATCCCGATACCCCACCTGTGCAGCTGGTCAAGCTGCAGGGCCGCTATCCAGAGATTCCCACGCTGCCGTCTCCTCTGGAGCAGATCACTGGTCGTTTGACAAATATAGTTGCAAAACTGGAAAAGGTACCAATTGAGCAGATAGGCAGCGACTTGCGTGATACAGTGCAGGGGACGCGGCGGCTGATGACCGCGCCTGACCTGCTGGAAACTGTCCGGGCCCTGAAGGCGACTCTTGTGCAGACGCAGCAGTTGGCGGCGAATGTCAACAATGATCTCGCCCCCAAAGTGAGCTCCATCCTGGACCAGACGGAAAAGGCTGTGGCCGGGGTGGAAAGTGCGATCAATTCCGATTCTGCTTTACAGTATGAACTCAAACGTGCCTTGAAAGAACTGGCCAGAGCCGCCCATTCTCTCAGCATATTGGCCGATTACCTGGAGCGCCATCCAGATTCTCTGATTTTTGGCAAAGGAGAAAGCAGATGA
- a CDS encoding paraquat-inducible protein A translates to MNGFSLTAQKACLAGCQSCHLVSKVRPATRGKYICPRCGSVIHQRKPNSIQRTWALVIGAFIFYIPANVLPITIVTSLGKTQADTILSGVLYFIATGMWPIAAVIFFASIFVPVLKLIILTYLLISVQKKSRWRPRDRTRLYRITEAVGRWSMVDIYVVTILVALVKLGALASIEAGPAAVYFAAVVVLTMFAAMNFDPRLIWDAMEKEDE, encoded by the coding sequence ATGAACGGCTTTTCCTTGACGGCACAAAAGGCTTGCCTTGCCGGCTGCCAGAGCTGCCATCTGGTCAGCAAGGTCCGGCCGGCTACCAGAGGCAAATACATCTGCCCGCGCTGCGGTTCAGTAATCCATCAGCGAAAACCGAACAGTATTCAAAGGACCTGGGCCCTGGTTATTGGGGCGTTTATCTTTTACATTCCAGCCAATGTACTTCCCATTACCATTGTTACCTCCCTGGGGAAGACACAAGCCGACACCATTCTGAGCGGTGTACTCTATTTCATTGCTACCGGAATGTGGCCAATAGCCGCGGTGATTTTCTTTGCGAGTATCTTTGTGCCGGTGTTAAAGCTGATTATCCTCACATATTTATTGATTTCTGTTCAGAAGAAGTCTCGCTGGCGGCCGCGAGACCGTACGCGCCTCTACCGCATTACTGAAGCGGTTGGTCGCTGGTCCATGGTGGATATTTATGTGGTCACCATTCTGGTGGCCCTGGTGAAACTTGGTGCTCTGGCAAGTATCGAGGCCGGGCCGGCTGCAGTATACTTTGCGGCGGTGGTGGTTCTCACTATGTTTGCCGCCATGAATTTTGATCCCAGGCTCATCTGGGACGCAATGGAGAAAGAGGATGAATGA
- a CDS encoding paraquat-inducible protein A, whose protein sequence is MHSDTIIACHECDLLQRVRPLPPGGVARCSRCGGILLQHKRHSLDRTLSFTIAGIILFVVANTYPFLALKSGSLVQETTLFTGIRELSAQGMPELAVLVFVTTILIPLLQLLGMVYVLGPLKFNKTPPGLAIIFRCVRSMQPWGMMEVFMLGILVSVVKLAKMASIVPGLALYSFAILIFVLAAAAASLDPHIVWERVAIEK, encoded by the coding sequence ATGCATTCAGATACAATAATTGCCTGCCACGAATGTGACTTGCTGCAGCGAGTGCGGCCATTGCCGCCAGGAGGGGTGGCCAGATGCAGTCGCTGCGGCGGGATCCTCCTTCAGCACAAGCGCCACAGCCTGGACCGCACCCTGTCGTTTACTATTGCTGGGATAATTCTCTTTGTAGTGGCCAACACCTATCCATTTCTAGCATTGAAAAGCGGCAGCCTGGTGCAGGAGACCACTCTTTTCACCGGTATCAGAGAGCTCTCTGCCCAGGGTATGCCGGAGCTGGCTGTGCTGGTATTTGTTACTACCATCCTGATTCCCCTGCTGCAGCTCCTGGGGATGGTCTATGTGCTGGGGCCGCTGAAGTTCAACAAGACGCCCCCGGGGCTTGCCATAATTTTTCGCTGCGTCCGCAGCATGCAACCCTGGGGAATGATGGAAGTATTCATGCTCGGCATCCTGGTATCCGTAGTCAAGCTTGCCAAGATGGCGAGTATTGTCCCTGGTCTTGCTCTTTACTCTTTCGCCATTCTGATCTTTGTGTTGGCTGCTGCTGCTGCATCCCTGGACCCTCATATTGTTTGGGAGAGAGTGGCAATAGAAAAATGA
- a CDS encoding ParB/RepB/Spo0J family partition protein: MAAAKKKGLGKGLGALIPDADVLSRGGDQFFFCEIEEISPNPYQPRQHVRDKALDELVNSIREKGILQPLLVRRSKQGYQLLAGERRWRAAQIAGLQRVPVIIRESAEPEAVEIALIENIQRKDLNPVEEAEAYQRLSKDFNLSQEEIAKKIGKDRSTVANMMRLLKLPEKIRNDLLEGTLSMGHARCLLALREQSLQLQARDVVVQRGLSVRETEKLVQMLLKKGRKRKSVPQQDDHFRAVTDQLIRYFGTRVKISRRGKRGKIEIEFYSDEDLQRILDLLGQQSMLAGI, from the coding sequence ATGGCTGCTGCTAAGAAAAAAGGATTAGGCAAGGGGTTGGGTGCACTCATACCCGATGCGGATGTGCTTTCCAGGGGAGGAGACCAGTTTTTCTTCTGTGAGATCGAAGAAATTTCTCCCAATCCCTATCAACCAAGGCAACATGTGCGCGACAAGGCCCTGGATGAACTGGTCAATTCCATTCGAGAGAAAGGCATCTTGCAGCCTCTGCTTGTTCGGCGGAGTAAGCAAGGCTACCAGCTGCTTGCAGGAGAGAGACGCTGGCGGGCTGCACAGATTGCCGGCTTGCAGAGGGTCCCAGTGATCATCAGAGAGAGTGCCGAACCTGAAGCCGTTGAAATTGCCCTGATCGAAAACATCCAGCGCAAGGATTTGAATCCAGTGGAGGAGGCTGAGGCCTATCAACGACTCAGCAAGGACTTTAACCTGAGCCAGGAGGAAATAGCAAAGAAGATCGGCAAGGACCGTTCTACAGTTGCCAACATGATGCGCTTGTTGAAGCTGCCCGAAAAAATAAGAAATGATTTACTGGAAGGTACCTTGAGTATGGGGCATGCTCGTTGTCTACTGGCTCTGCGGGAACAGAGCCTGCAGCTGCAGGCACGCGATGTGGTAGTCCAGCGCGGCCTCTCTGTGCGGGAGACTGAAAAACTCGTGCAAATGTTGTTGAAAAAGGGCAGGAAACGGAAAAGCGTACCTCAGCAAGATGACCACTTTCGGGCGGTTACCGATCAACTAATCCGTTACTTCGGCACCCGGGTGAAGATCAGCCGCCGAGGAAAACGGGGGAAGATTGAGATCGAATTCTATTCGGATGAGGATCTGCAGCGGATTCTCGACCTCCTTGGTCAGCAATCTATGTTAGCCGGAATATAG